A single window of Paracoccus albus DNA harbors:
- a CDS encoding DUF2853 family protein, with translation MSKRDELIAKYAADIKEKLGQTPDMDLLTKVTIGCGPSIYNADSETVAASDNAELERVKNNFLMKKLGLPDGPALMEAITKVMSDYGSSNRNKYRAVVYYMLTKHFNKEAAYN, from the coding sequence ATGAGTAAGCGAGACGAGCTGATCGCAAAATATGCCGCAGATATCAAGGAAAAGCTGGGTCAGACGCCCGACATGGATCTGCTGACGAAAGTGACCATCGGTTGCGGTCCCTCTATATATAACGCGGACAGCGAGACGGTCGCTGCCAGCGATAACGCCGAGCTTGAGCGCGTTAAGAACAACTTCCTGATGAAGAAGCTCGGGCTGCCGGATGGACCAGCTCTGATGGAGGCGATCACAAAAGTGATGTCAGACTATGGCAGTTCGAACCGCAACAAATATCGCGCCGTCGTCTACTATATGCTGACGAAGCACTTTAACAAAGAAGCTGCTTACAACTGA
- a CDS encoding paraquat-inducible protein A — protein sequence MLQPGEYDMTTGEGLIACPRCDALYVEEELSDGETARCLRCNTVLARPRAGAFTQIIALAITTMVLMVGAIFFPFLEVSRMGLGNKTSLFGVAMAFSEGFIAPLTVGILGMVVALPALRAGLLVYTLWPLARGKRPYAGAARAFRLSEQMKPWSMAEIFIIGTAVAMVKVGGLATISFGPAFWAFCALIFVSLANKSFMSSATIWDAIEDGGLRTDGREMVGFE from the coding sequence ATGTTGCAACCGGGTGAATATGACATGACCACCGGCGAGGGGCTGATCGCCTGCCCCCGTTGCGATGCGTTATATGTCGAGGAAGAGCTTAGCGACGGTGAAACCGCCCGTTGTCTGCGCTGCAACACGGTGCTGGCGCGTCCGCGTGCTGGTGCTTTTACGCAGATCATCGCACTGGCGATTACCACAATGGTTCTGATGGTCGGGGCGATTTTCTTTCCTTTCCTTGAAGTCTCGCGAATGGGGCTGGGCAACAAAACATCGCTTTTCGGTGTGGCGATGGCCTTTTCCGAAGGCTTCATCGCGCCGCTGACCGTTGGGATATTGGGAATGGTCGTGGCGCTGCCTGCGCTCAGGGCAGGATTGCTCGTTTACACGCTCTGGCCGCTTGCCCGCGGCAAACGCCCCTATGCCGGTGCCGCGAGAGCCTTTCGTCTGTCAGAGCAGATGAAGCCCTGGTCAATGGCTGAAATTTTTATCATCGGGACTGCGGTGGCGATGGTGAAGGTCGGCGGGCTTGCAACGATCAGTTTCGGCCCAGCCTTCTGGGCGTTCTGTGCGCTGATCTTCGTCAGCCTTGCCAACAAGAGCTTCATGTCCTCAGCAACGATATGGGATGCGATCGAGGATGGGGGCCTGCGCACCGATGGGCGTGAAATGGTGGGGTTTGAATGA
- a CDS encoding paraquat-inducible protein A, giving the protein MTQAAEANQDAAQAAGARQTQATTLTSHRAGLIGCRSCGRVWPDDTKECARCGAALTPPDRRGLQAVWAWLLAGMVFYIPANLMPMMSTRSLGGLGGSGDATIIGGVLQLIHYGDWWIALVIFIASVMVPIGKFIAIIWLAIVAGKPATIEDAHNRLHIFEVVEFIGRWSMIDVFVVAILSALVQLGFFVSIKPGPAAASFALSVAFTMLSAQSFDPRLIWRGLPLRGRKDVNE; this is encoded by the coding sequence ATGACGCAGGCAGCCGAAGCCAATCAAGATGCTGCACAGGCGGCAGGGGCCAGACAGACCCAAGCGACTACACTGACGTCGCATCGTGCCGGGCTGATCGGGTGCCGCAGTTGTGGCCGTGTCTGGCCTGATGACACCAAGGAATGCGCAAGATGCGGCGCGGCGCTGACGCCCCCGGATCGTCGCGGTTTGCAGGCTGTCTGGGCATGGCTGCTGGCAGGAATGGTTTTCTATATCCCGGCCAACCTGATGCCGATGATGAGCACGAGGTCGCTTGGCGGCCTGGGCGGCAGCGGTGACGCAACAATCATCGGCGGTGTCTTGCAGCTTATTCACTATGGCGACTGGTGGATCGCCCTTGTGATATTCATCGCATCGGTCATGGTGCCGATCGGCAAATTCATCGCCATTATCTGGCTTGCCATCGTGGCGGGTAAGCCCGCGACCATCGAAGATGCACATAACCGCCTGCATATTTTCGAGGTTGTGGAATTTATCGGCCGCTGGTCGATGATTGACGTTTTCGTCGTCGCAATCCTCTCGGCGCTCGTGCAGCTTGGCTTTTTCGTGTCGATCAAGCCGGGTCCTGCTGCGGCGTCATTTGCGCTGTCGGTTGCATTCACCATGCTCTCGGCGCAAAGTTTCGATCCGCGCCTGATCTGGCGCGGCTTACCCCTACGTGGCCGGAAGGACGTTAATGAGTGA
- a CDS encoding MlaD family protein, producing MSDSSAPRPASPARRTAAKAAQAGFSLVWLVPILALAVTLGLAWNAYSGRGEVISVEFSDATGIVPGETSLRFREVTVGEVESVSFTDDLRNVLVNIRVEPEVVEYIDTEAEFWIVRPIVSAQGISRLDTVLSGVFIEGFWDSDAGEKETNFVGLNQPTLARLASEGTWFVLSSAGAKGLAEGAPVTFRGLEVGRMQNLRLSEEDESVLADVFIEAPHDKRLTSASVFWDTSGFSVSLGAQGLSLDVASLSQVVQGGVAFSTMAAGGQPIEAGHLFRLQPDEEAARASLFGSAEDDIRLSMLVDNDLNGLTTDSDVEYEGLAVGRVTELGVDIDENRPEGEEVKQRITFVVAPSRLGLEPGATQEEALRFFEDRVAGGLRARVSSSGFLGISKVIDLVDQPMSAPAALDVAAEPYPIIPSIAPEVSDLGASAEGLFTRLGGLNLEGLLQSATNMMDAITQVAASPDTQAIPKALRTALDDTQAAAADIQAMTSELREANAAANLSRALDEAAQAAEAVRLAAANVPEMVTQMEGAAAAIEEFGFAEISTEAEGVLADLRQVVGTEEARQLPADLAATLEAASSVLEDLREGEAAANLSRALDEAAQAAEAVRLAAVDVPEMVDQIDEAAAAVEEFGFEEISAQAEGILADIRAMLGTEDAEQLPRNLSDTLEAASGLLNDLRDGNAAGSLNEALDSARVAADEVAEAAQTLPELSERFQRLAARAEVVIAAYGGDSVFNQQARAMMTELGRAATAFGSLARTIERNPRAFILGR from the coding sequence ATGAGTGATAGTTCTGCCCCCCGTCCGGCAAGCCCGGCGCGACGAACGGCTGCCAAAGCCGCGCAGGCCGGCTTTTCGCTGGTCTGGCTGGTTCCAATTCTTGCACTTGCCGTAACGCTTGGCCTTGCATGGAACGCCTATTCCGGGCGAGGCGAGGTGATCTCTGTTGAGTTCAGTGATGCCACGGGCATTGTGCCGGGGGAAACGTCACTGAGATTCCGCGAAGTGACCGTCGGTGAAGTCGAAAGCGTCAGCTTCACCGATGATCTGCGCAATGTGCTGGTCAATATTCGTGTAGAGCCCGAGGTCGTCGAATATATCGACACAGAGGCAGAGTTCTGGATTGTCCGGCCTATCGTTTCTGCGCAAGGCATATCGCGTCTGGATACCGTGCTTTCGGGGGTGTTCATCGAAGGGTTCTGGGATTCCGATGCCGGAGAAAAGGAAACCAACTTTGTCGGTCTGAACCAGCCGACACTGGCGCGGCTGGCCAGCGAAGGCACATGGTTCGTCCTGTCATCCGCCGGTGCAAAGGGTTTGGCCGAAGGCGCGCCTGTGACATTCCGGGGGCTGGAAGTAGGTCGTATGCAGAACCTTCGGCTGTCGGAAGAAGATGAATCCGTGCTTGCGGATGTGTTTATCGAGGCACCGCACGACAAGCGCCTGACCTCTGCCAGCGTATTCTGGGATACGTCGGGCTTTTCGGTTTCGCTCGGTGCACAGGGGTTGAGCCTTGACGTCGCCTCGTTATCGCAGGTGGTTCAGGGCGGTGTTGCCTTTTCTACAATGGCCGCAGGCGGCCAGCCGATTGAGGCCGGGCATCTGTTCCGATTACAGCCCGACGAAGAAGCCGCGCGCGCCAGCCTGTTCGGCTCTGCCGAGGATGACATTCGCCTGAGTATGCTGGTGGACAACGACCTGAACGGGCTGACCACGGATTCCGATGTGGAATATGAAGGGCTGGCCGTTGGCCGTGTCACAGAGCTTGGCGTCGATATCGATGAGAACCGGCCTGAGGGTGAAGAGGTCAAGCAGCGCATTACGTTCGTCGTTGCGCCAAGTCGTCTGGGGCTGGAGCCCGGCGCAACGCAGGAAGAGGCGCTTCGCTTCTTCGAAGACCGCGTTGCTGGCGGGTTGCGCGCGCGTGTGTCCTCGTCCGGCTTCCTTGGCATTTCGAAGGTGATCGACTTGGTTGATCAGCCTATGTCTGCGCCCGCCGCGTTGGACGTTGCTGCCGAACCCTATCCGATCATCCCATCCATCGCGCCGGAGGTATCGGACCTTGGCGCTTCGGCAGAGGGGCTGTTTACAAGGCTCGGCGGTCTGAACCTTGAAGGGCTTTTGCAATCCGCGACAAATATGATGGACGCCATCACGCAGGTTGCGGCATCGCCCGATACGCAGGCCATTCCGAAGGCGCTGCGCACGGCACTGGATGACACGCAGGCGGCCGCCGCCGATATTCAGGCCATGACGTCTGAGCTTCGCGAGGCGAATGCGGCTGCGAACCTTTCTCGCGCTTTGGACGAGGCGGCGCAGGCTGCCGAAGCCGTGCGTCTGGCTGCTGCTAATGTGCCGGAAATGGTTACGCAAATGGAAGGTGCTGCGGCTGCAATCGAAGAATTCGGCTTTGCCGAAATATCGACAGAGGCCGAGGGCGTTCTGGCGGACCTGCGTCAGGTCGTCGGCACCGAAGAGGCACGGCAGTTGCCCGCTGATCTGGCCGCCACGCTGGAGGCAGCTTCAAGCGTCCTCGAAGATCTGCGAGAAGGCGAAGCCGCAGCAAATCTGTCCCGTGCTCTGGACGAGGCGGCGCAGGCCGCTGAGGCCGTGCGGCTTGCCGCTGTCGATGTGCCCGAGATGGTCGATCAGATTGATGAGGCTGCGGCTGCGGTCGAAGAATTCGGTTTCGAAGAGATTTCTGCACAGGCAGAGGGGATACTTGCCGATATCCGTGCCATGCTGGGCACGGAAGATGCCGAACAACTGCCACGCAACTTGTCGGACACGCTTGAAGCCGCCTCTGGCCTGCTGAACGATCTGCGGGATGGAAATGCGGCAGGCAGCTTGAATGAAGCGCTCGATTCAGCGCGGGTCGCAGCCGATGAGGTGGCCGAGGCCGCGCAGACCCTGCCCGAGCTGTCCGAACGCTTTCAGCGGCTTGCTGCGCGGGCAGAGGTTGTCATTGCAGCCTATGGCGGTGACAGCGTCTTTAACCAGCAGGCCCGCGCCATGATGACAGAGCTTGGCCGCGCAGCCACTGCTTTCGGCTCGCTGGCACGCACAATAGAACGTAACCCACGCGCCTTTATTCTGGGACGATAA
- a CDS encoding DUF2125 domain-containing protein, which produces MTRFSTATALGVILAASPALAEITPGSVWEQLSTYYETMGLTVTTEDVEEAGDTVTVRGLSLSQSDDTGSIDAQLGDLVLTATGDGGVTVDMADEWTGTASFEAPIYDDEDDATMAPDATDDTTSAAEDAATDDAADADTTGGSEAEDAADAETTAPDAADDQSSDDDDAETQEMGTVEVAFTATNPGETITVNDDGGANLYEFAFPTMEVVVDSVIGTDGMTYETPLTATITNFTGTERIDSTDGFKLVQTGAADSVALTVDFADDNASADISGTISDIAYNSDTNVPAGTELGPDLTGALKAGLDISGDMTASDLDFQVDMEGTNDEGTMQTVSIASKSADLALDVMMANGMVGYSGTSGATTVDATLPDMPMPINYASDSAEFNIEMPLVSAAEPQPFKFVYGLTGLTLSDSIWAMFDPQSALPRDPANVHIDVSGTATLDVDLTDQNAMSDPSVAPGEFNSVSINNVDISALGASVSATGELNSPEGGNMTTPVGVINGRLEGINALFDKLIEAGMMPQEQAMGVRMMLAMFAKPDPENAEVMTSEIEFREGGSIFANGQQVK; this is translated from the coding sequence ATGACCAGATTTTCCACCGCTACAGCCCTTGGCGTTATCCTCGCAGCGTCACCCGCGCTTGCCGAAATTACACCGGGTTCGGTGTGGGAGCAGCTGAGCACCTATTACGAGACGATGGGCCTTACGGTCACGACCGAAGACGTCGAAGAGGCAGGCGATACCGTCACGGTGCGCGGTCTTTCGCTTTCGCAGTCGGACGACACGGGATCAATTGACGCCCAACTGGGCGATCTGGTGCTGACGGCCACGGGCGACGGCGGCGTCACCGTCGATATGGCCGACGAATGGACGGGTACAGCATCATTCGAAGCGCCGATTTACGATGATGAAGACGACGCGACCATGGCGCCCGATGCGACAGATGATACCACGTCCGCCGCCGAAGATGCGGCCACGGACGATGCCGCGGATGCCGACACCACAGGTGGCAGCGAAGCAGAAGATGCAGCCGATGCCGAGACCACGGCACCTGATGCGGCGGACGATCAGTCCTCGGACGATGATGACGCTGAAACCCAGGAAATGGGCACCGTGGAAGTCGCTTTCACCGCGACCAATCCGGGTGAGACCATCACAGTGAACGATGACGGCGGCGCAAACCTCTATGAGTTTGCCTTCCCGACGATGGAAGTGGTCGTCGACAGTGTCATCGGCACCGATGGCATGACATATGAAACCCCCCTCACCGCGACGATCACCAACTTTACAGGTACCGAGCGGATAGATTCCACCGACGGGTTCAAACTGGTTCAAACCGGCGCCGCCGATTCAGTTGCGCTGACGGTAGATTTCGCCGACGACAATGCGAGCGCCGACATTTCCGGCACCATCTCGGATATTGCATATAACAGCGATACGAATGTCCCCGCCGGAACCGAGCTTGGCCCGGACCTGACCGGCGCATTGAAGGCCGGTCTGGATATCAGCGGCGACATGACCGCAAGCGATCTTGACTTTCAGGTCGACATGGAAGGCACGAATGACGAAGGCACGATGCAGACCGTTTCCATCGCCTCAAAGTCGGCGGACCTTGCTCTTGACGTTATGATGGCGAACGGGATGGTTGGCTATTCAGGCACGTCCGGTGCGACCACGGTGGATGCGACGCTGCCTGACATGCCAATGCCGATCAATTACGCCTCTGACAGTGCCGAATTCAACATCGAGATGCCGCTTGTTTCTGCGGCGGAGCCGCAGCCATTCAAATTCGTCTATGGGCTGACCGGCCTGACACTGTCCGACAGCATCTGGGCAATGTTCGACCCTCAGTCGGCGCTGCCGCGTGATCCGGCGAACGTCCATATCGACGTGTCCGGCACCGCTACGCTGGATGTCGACCTGACCGATCAGAACGCAATGTCCGACCCTTCTGTCGCTCCGGGAGAGTTCAACTCTGTCTCGATCAACAACGTCGACATTTCGGCACTTGGTGCCAGTGTCTCCGCCACGGGTGAGCTGAACAGCCCGGAGGGCGGCAACATGACGACGCCGGTTGGCGTTATCAATGGCCGCCTGGAAGGTATCAACGCGCTGTTCGACAAGCTGATCGAAGCTGGCATGATGCCGCAGGAACAGGCGATGGGTGTTCGCATGATGTTGGCCATGTTCGCCAAGCCGGACCCCGAAAATGCCGAGGTCATGACTTCGGAAATAGAGTTCCGCGAAGGTGGCTCCATCTTTGCAAACGGTCAGCAAGTCAAGTAA
- a CDS encoding 3'(2'),5'-bisphosphate nucleotidase CysQ: MPAPEEDLKLLVSAAEKAGEIARRYWRQEPVTWEKDLGAGPVTEADLAVNDFLSSELLGARPEYGWLSEESPDDPARLDALHCFIIDPIDGTRAFIDGQEGFSHSLAIARGDRIVAAVVHLPVKRLTYAAHENGAATLNGKAIRVSEAAMPDADVLTTKASLAPAFWKGGNPPEFKRSFRPSLAWRLCLVAEGRFDATLSLRSAWEWDIAAGSLIAEKAGASVTTMTGRPMRFNNPQPMLDGLVIAGPTLHAEFMAHLEGR; this comes from the coding sequence TTGCCGGCGCCTGAGGAAGACCTGAAGCTGCTCGTTTCGGCCGCCGAAAAGGCCGGAGAGATAGCGCGTCGCTACTGGCGGCAGGAACCCGTGACCTGGGAGAAGGATCTTGGCGCAGGTCCCGTGACCGAGGCTGATCTTGCCGTCAACGATTTCCTGAGCAGCGAATTGTTAGGCGCGCGGCCCGAATATGGCTGGCTGTCCGAAGAAAGTCCCGATGATCCGGCGCGGCTGGATGCGCTACACTGCTTCATCATTGATCCAATTGATGGCACCCGTGCCTTTATCGATGGGCAAGAAGGGTTTTCGCATTCCCTCGCCATCGCGCGTGGTGACAGGATCGTCGCCGCCGTTGTCCATCTTCCCGTCAAGAGATTGACCTATGCCGCACATGAAAATGGCGCGGCGACACTGAATGGCAAGGCGATCAGGGTAAGCGAGGCAGCCATGCCCGATGCCGACGTGCTTACGACCAAGGCCTCCCTTGCGCCCGCTTTCTGGAAGGGAGGCAATCCGCCAGAGTTCAAACGCAGCTTCCGACCCTCGCTTGCGTGGCGGTTATGTCTCGTGGCGGAGGGTCGGTTTGACGCGACGCTGTCGCTGCGGTCAGCGTGGGAATGGGATATCGCGGCAGGCAGCCTGATTGCGGAAAAAGCGGGGGCCAGCGTAACCACCATGACTGGTCGGCCCATGCGATTCAACAATCCGCAGCCCATGCTGGATGGGCTGGTGATTGCGGGACCGACGCTTCACGCCGAATTCATGGCGCATCTTGAAGGGCGCTGA
- a CDS encoding TldD/PmbA family protein codes for MLRDLTHALLQAARDEGAEEAEAMAIRAAATGIDVRNGSLEHAERAEGVEIGLRVLISGRQASVSGADHRQDTIRTMARRAVAMARSAPVDDSLGLADTDQLATETEGDYLQQFDTSEAPDPAALEDRALRAEAAALSVDGVRTVESANASYSHRESWLAMSNGFEGGHRRSQHATSCTAISGSGPGMERDHAGEGRIWAEDMPSAEEIGQLAGERAVARSGAHRPPTGAFPIIYDERISSGLIGHLLSAVNGTAIVRGASWLRDAMDMQVLPESITVQENPHLPRMSSSRVFDAEGLPTKPRDIVRDGLLTSWTLDLATARKLGLESTASAVRGLGGPPAPGLSNIRMTEGDHSRDELIADMGRGLLVTSLIGSSINPTTGDYSRGAAGFWVENGKISYPVNECTIAGNLRDMLMRLTPANDARDWRAVRVPSLLVEGMTVAGA; via the coding sequence ATGCTTCGAGATCTGACACATGCCCTGCTACAGGCGGCCCGCGACGAAGGGGCCGAAGAGGCCGAGGCGATGGCCATTCGTGCTGCTGCGACCGGCATTGATGTGCGCAACGGCAGCCTGGAACATGCCGAACGCGCGGAAGGGGTGGAGATCGGTCTGCGGGTGCTGATTTCCGGACGGCAGGCAAGCGTTTCCGGTGCCGATCACCGCCAGGACACAATTAGGACTATGGCCCGGCGCGCGGTGGCGATGGCGCGTTCGGCACCGGTCGACGATAGCCTTGGGCTTGCCGACACCGATCAGCTCGCCACCGAAACCGAAGGCGATTATCTTCAGCAGTTCGACACCAGCGAAGCCCCCGACCCCGCCGCGCTTGAAGACCGCGCCCTGCGGGCAGAGGCTGCAGCGCTTTCCGTCGACGGCGTCAGGACCGTTGAATCCGCGAATGCCAGCTATTCACACAGGGAAAGCTGGCTGGCGATGAGCAATGGTTTCGAAGGCGGCCACCGCCGCAGCCAGCACGCCACAAGCTGCACCGCAATCAGCGGTTCGGGCCCGGGGATGGAGCGTGATCACGCAGGCGAGGGCCGCATCTGGGCAGAAGACATGCCCTCAGCCGAGGAAATCGGCCAGCTCGCCGGTGAACGCGCGGTCGCCCGGTCAGGTGCGCACAGGCCGCCCACCGGTGCCTTTCCGATCATCTACGACGAACGGATCTCGTCGGGGCTGATCGGGCATCTGCTTTCTGCGGTGAACGGAACAGCCATTGTGCGCGGTGCAAGCTGGCTGCGCGATGCGATGGATATGCAGGTTCTCCCCGAAAGCATCACAGTGCAAGAGAATCCGCACCTGCCGCGCATGTCCTCTTCCCGCGTCTTCGACGCTGAAGGCCTGCCGACGAAGCCGCGCGACATCGTCCGGGACGGCCTCCTTACATCCTGGACCCTTGACCTCGCGACAGCGCGCAAGCTTGGGCTTGAAAGCACCGCCAGTGCGGTGCGCGGACTGGGCGGGCCACCGGCACCGGGGCTGTCCAACATCCGCATGACCGAAGGGGATCACAGCCGTGACGAGCTGATCGCCGATATGGGGCGAGGGTTGCTTGTCACATCTTTGATCGGCTCTTCCATTAACCCTACAACGGGTGATTACTCTCGCGGTGCGGCTGGGTTTTGGGTTGAGAACGGGAAGATCAGCTATCCCGTCAATGAATGCACGATTGCCGGCAATCTGCGCGATATGCTGATGCGGCTGACCCCGGCAAATGACGCTCGTGACTGGCGCGCGGTTCGTGTGCCCAGCCTGCTGGTTGAAGGAATGACCGTTGCCGGCGCCTGA
- a CDS encoding PqiC family protein, with product MNRLTKIAAITLTAIGLSGCGDGTGTARYVIDPPASTQFTGDQLGATELKEVSLPDYAAADELSWQGTDGAVRSSTKILWADNPERAFTITLARAISEISGGSVVPEPWPFPSPPQHRLDVRVEQALAANDGYFRLKGRYFVAAEGGGAGSHHTRVFDIAVPVDQDNPQAVANAASVAITMLAEQIAALGGPGTTIVATVPGGGDPYADLPPLF from the coding sequence ATGAACAGGCTAACAAAAATTGCGGCGATCACATTAACTGCCATCGGGTTGTCGGGCTGCGGGGACGGCACCGGAACCGCACGCTATGTGATTGATCCGCCGGCATCGACGCAGTTCACCGGCGATCAGCTTGGCGCGACAGAGCTGAAAGAGGTGTCGCTGCCGGATTACGCCGCTGCCGACGAATTGTCGTGGCAGGGCACTGACGGGGCCGTACGGTCGAGCACAAAGATCCTTTGGGCGGATAATCCCGAACGCGCTTTCACGATCACGCTTGCGCGCGCCATTTCGGAAATTTCTGGCGGCTCGGTCGTGCCGGAACCATGGCCGTTCCCCTCACCCCCACAGCACAGGCTGGATGTTCGTGTCGAGCAGGCTTTGGCTGCAAATGACGGCTATTTCCGCTTGAAGGGCCGCTATTTCGTCGCTGCCGAAGGCGGCGGTGCGGGGTCTCATCATACCCGTGTCTTCGATATCGCCGTGCCTGTCGATCAGGATAATCCCCAGGCGGTGGCAAATGCGGCCTCTGTCGCGATAACGATGCTGGCAGAGCAGATTGCGGCACTCGGTGGCCCCGGCACAACGATTGTTGCTACCGTTCCGGGCGGTGGCGATCCTTACGCGGACCTTCCGCCGTTGTTCTGA